The genomic stretch ATCATTGGACTGATTTCTAATGACAACAGTCCCTTTTCACATGACTGTGGTAagacttttgtttctgtttttgtttgagacagggtcttgctctgttgtccaggctggccttgaactcctagactcaagcgatcctccttcctcagtcttctgagtagatGGGACTACAGGCATGGGGCACAGCACTTGGCTACCCTGGgagggctttttgtttgtttattttgcttttttgttttactgtggtgctggggatggaacccagggcctcatgaatgctagacCAGTGCTCCCCAGCTgagctccccagcccctccccgtTCTGTAAGGACGTCAGCCATATTGGGTTGGGGTCACCCTCATGAGCTCATCTTCACTaatgacatctgcaaagaccccGTTTCCTATTTGGTCACATTTTAAGGTACTGGCGGTGAGGATGCCAGCATAAATTTGGGGGTGAACGTGGCTCACCCTAAACAGGGCAGTTCCAGAGCAGCCAGGCACAGTATGGCCAGCGAAAGGCCGTCTGGGTCCTGAGCAGGCCTCCTGCTTTCTCCAGGgctccccagctccagccctgaGCTCCAGGCCTGGGGGCGTCTTTCCCCCTCTGCTTCTCTGGACTGGGGCTCCCTGGGCGTCTCTTGCTGGGGCATACAGGGCTGGGCTCAGATGCCCGGCGGGTGTAGGGCACCCTGGCaggcctgggccctgggctgATTCAGTACCGAGGGACAGTGGGAAGCGGTGAGCACACACAGGTCAGCTCCCCGACGGGCAGTGGTCCAGGGCCGAGGGCACAGAGACCATGGGGCAGTCGCAGGTTCCAGTCCTGCTGGGGTGCCTGCCCGCAAGCACTGGCTTTGCCCCTTGGCCCTCGGCTTGTCCAGGACAAAGGCCATCTGCAGGGCCAGGCCCTGACACAGGCTGGCACCCTGGAGGCCGCGTGGCCAGGACCGGGGACCCTGCTGAGGGGAGGGACAGGACAGGCACCTTCCTGAGGGGCTGGCCCTGCGCCTTCAGAGCGAGACCAGCCCCTCTGCCGCCTGGACCCAGCGTGGCCCTGGGTGATGCATGTGGGAGGCGGGCAGGGCCGGGCACGTGCTGCTCAGCTGTGCCGAGATTAAAATTGCCTCATGGTTTTTTCCTGCTCTGCTGGTCCTGCCAGGGCTCAAAAGTAAGTCTCCGGGGGCCTTGGGGGCAGGGAGCCTGGGTGCATGGTGGCTCTGGGGCAGGGGCACAGTGGGCATGCCAGCCCCACCCTCAGAGCCAGACAGGGTGCACGGCCGTCCCCTTGGCGGGTGTGAAGATCCCCTGGGTCTCGGGTCGGTTCCGATGGGCCGTCCTGCAGGGCATGGTAGCTGAGCTGCCCCTCCGCCCTGCAGACCCGATGCATGTCCCACGGGGCCACTGCAGGTGGGTGCACGGAGGACCCCACCCCCACTGCCGCTGCCACCTGCCCCCAGTCACCCACTGTGTCTCCCCAGGCTCCGCAGTGTGAAGATTGAACAAGGGAAGCTGAACGACCAGGCCAACACGCTGGCCGACCTGGCCAAGGTGAGCcagctggggcaggggagggacagGCCCTGGCAGGGACCAGGGGCCACTGTCACCCTGACACAGGAGAGACATGGGAGGTCTCCCTGCCTGTGTGGGGTCTCCGCTTGTTAACACTgggctttattttaaaagatcacatGTCAGGCAGTTGGGGGGCGGGGTGTCTGCaggcccagctcctcaggaggccgAGGCCAGAGGATCGCTTGAGCTCAgcagtctgaggccagcctgggcagcaaaGCAGGAAACCTGCCTCAAATATCATATtcgtactttaaaattttttgctgtgttggggatggaacctgtGGCCTTGAGTCAGGCGAGCGCTCTGCCGGTGAGCCTCACCCCCAGCCTCGAAATCGGGATTTGAAAAGATTAGGTTCGCCCTTTCCTCTCGGCCATGAAGTCCTCACAAAATACCTTCAACAGAACCTTCTTTATGCGAGTTCATGtgagtttctaattttaaaaaaattaataaagttaaaatattcttcaccattatgtttttgttttggttcggTGTTTGAAACCGgctctcaccatgttgcccaggctggtcttgaactcctgggctcaggtgatcctcctgcttcaggggCATCTGGGACCACAGGCACCGGCTcagtattaaattttaatgttttccaagatttctgaCTAATTTAATAGTTCTATCtgactaaaataaaatgtctattcTAAAAGTAAGGGGGTTCACTCTGAGGCTTACTGTCCTcagagagagacaaaaagaaCCGCCCATGACTGGATGCAGGAGCCTCCAGATGTCACCCTCTCACCCAGGGTGTGTGGCAGTGGAAGGGAGCCCATGGGGGACAAGCTTCCTCGGGATCAGGGTGGGGTGTGCGTATGGTCCCGACCTGCGCGACAGGCTGCCCCTAGTCCTCAGATCCCGGCTGTGATTGGCATCAGCCGCGGTCAGGGCCACGGAGCGGTGTTCTGGCGCCACCTGTTGGTCAGAGTGGCATCTGCAACCGTCCCCACCTGGTCGGCCTCCAGTGCCCACGTGAACTGTAGCGGCTTTCTGGGTCGTGGTGAAGCTATAGAGGTGGGACGTCCCACAAGCTGCCGTTAACAGTAATTGTTGCAACTGTCATGTCCCATGTCTCAGAATGGTCACCAGTCTCTTCAgacccctgtcccctccccaacTCAATGTGGGGCAGGATGTTAATTCATAACTGAGCCAGGATGCCCCCTCACCTTGCCCTTGGCCCGCGGCCACGACCCTCCCCGGCCCCAGCCCAGCGCCTTCTCCAGGTCTGGGAGCCCCACTGAGGCCCCGCCCCCTGGCTGCATTGGTTCAGCCCACTCCAGGGCAGCTCTGGCAGCGTCCACCCGGGGGTCCCCAGTCCCCTGACTCTGAGCCTGGCGTTCGTGCTGGTTTCCCCTCCTGTCCACCCCCACCATCCCCCGGGCTCCAGACAGAGGTCGCGGTGCTGGGGCATCCTGGGAGTCCCCCTTGCCGGGTCCCCCTCTGTCCGTGTGTCTCCCTCCCCTCAGCCTCTCCTGTCTCCGGCAGACCCAGAACATCATGTACGACCTGGTGTCCGAGCTGCACGCCCAGCAGGAGGAACTCGAGGTCCGCCTGGCCGCCCTGGAAAGCCGCCTGGACGCGCTGGGCACCTCCCTGCAGGCCCTGCCCGGCCTCATCGCCCAAGCCATACGCCCGCCCCCGCCGCCCCTGCCTCCCCGGCCCGGCCCCGGCCTCCCTGACCAAGCTGCCCAGAGCCCGCCGTGCCGGTGGGCACACGTGGCCCCCTCAGACTGCGGGTGACGGCTCTGCCCGCCACCGGACACCTAAATCTTGGCCATCGTGTGGCCGCCGTCTCCACACCGTCCAGGAAGCCCTGTACAGTGTCGCCTCTTGTAGTTCAAGAAGCCGAAGCTGAGTTGGGCTGGGAGGATGGGGGCCGCCCACCCACCCACTGCCTGGCCGCGAGCAGGGGAGCCCGGAGCATCCTCTGGTCACCTGGCCCTCCACTCACCCCACGCCCCCGGTGGGTGTGGGGCAGCAGGGAGGGGGGTCCTTGCCAGTTCTGAATAAAGCAGGACCCACCAAACTGTGGCCTGTGGTGGTGGCTGGGGTCCCTGATAGTCACACCATGGGAGGGGCCCCAGCCTGGAGGTGCAAAGACGGAGGGCGGTAGAGGGAAGCCTGATCCCTAACTGTCCTGTCCAAGTGTCCCCTCTGGGCCCGAGCTCCACTGGGGACAGCTCTTTGTAACATCTATGCCTTCCCCATCTCGGATGGATAGACCCACCGTGGGTGAACAGGGTATGAAGTTTTCACTGGACAcatattgagcacctgctgtataCATGGAATACGATGTAAATGACCACAGTAACTTCACCAGCACCTGACCAGGATAGcgtgggggaaactgaggctcagaaagacgAGGCCACCCGCCTGGGGCCACCCTGCAAGGAGTAGTGGAGCCAGGACTCCAAGGGGAAAGCACTGATGTGCTGGAGGAGGGCACTGCCGAGGGGCAGCCTTGGGAAGGAGGTGTCAATGTGGGGACACAAGGTGGCATCCTTTGGGGCAGGCATTCGGATGGACTGGTGGACAGGGTTCCAGATACAAGCAGAGTCAAAAATTCCCTCCAGACTTTGGGGTTTGGGGCGCTGTCTCCAACGTGGCCAGACACGTGGCAGATGCTCCCCAGGCAGGGATGGGTGGGAGCCCGGGGCCCTGGCAGCCTCTGATAAGGCCCTTAGCCACCTGGCTCTGGGGGATAACCTGACCCTGGCAAGACTTGCAGAGGACCAGCTCAGACCCACGAACAAGAAGGGACTGGGGAGGTGCCACAGGAATCTTCAGACCTGGGTTCCAGTGTGGCACGGGGCTGCCTGAGCAATGGCTGTCCCTCCGGGGTCCTCTGTTGCCTCATCTTAAGGTGGAGGTGGCAGCAGATTTAACCAGGACTTGCTAAAGGCTCGGGCCTCCATTGGGGCCCCCGCATTTTCCTCTGAAGGCCTAAGTGGAAACCAGAGGGGCCGTAAAGTTTCAACCCGCCCATCCGAAGCTTCAGTCGCAGCCTGTGGCCTGCAGGAAACAGTCCTACGAGGAAAGCGCCGTCCCCTCTTGTGCCCAGTGTTAGCTCCTGGGCGTGTGGGGAGAACAGGGCGGGTGCGCAGCCTTGGGGAGCAGCCAGTCTGGTGCAAGAGGAGCGGTAAACACACAGCCCGCAGCGGCCCCACTGAGAAATAAACAAGGTCAGGGTGACTGGGGACTGCGGAGGTGACATCTGGGTGTGGGTGGGGCAGGTGGGAGAGCGGACCTGGCATTGAaccagccagtgcaaaggccaAGGGGCAAGATTTGAGGTTGGTGTGTTTGGGGGGCAGCCAAGAGGTGACGGAGAGAGGGCGTGTGGGGGGAGCAGACTGGGGCGGCGCCCCCGCCGGTTTCTGACTCATCGTTGCCGACCCTACAAAAACAGGGCCCGCCTCACGCTGGGGGGCGGCAAAGTCAACAGTAAGGACACCGGACGGCACGTCCCCGGCGGCCTGGGCGCGTCACTGGGGTAGAGGCGGGGGACCAGGAAGTTGGCCGACGAAGAGCCCTCCCACGGCTCGCGGCGCCAGTAGAAGTTAACAGACTCCAAAAAAAGCGCCCGGGACGCCTGGGGACCCTGGAGAACTGCTGCGCGCCTGCGCCGTGTCCCCGCCGGGCGCACGGGCACCGTCCCGGCTGCGCGCCCTGGCCGGCACCATGCGCCTGGGCAGCGTGCGCGGCTTCGCACTGGAGCTGGCGCGGGGCCCGGGCGGTGCGTACCGTGGCGGGGAGCAGCTGTGCGGCCGGGTGCTGCTGGAGGTGGCCGCGCCGCTGCGGGTGCGGGCGCTCGTCGTGGCGGCGCGCGGCGGGGCGGCCACGCACTGGCTGGAGCGTCGCAGCGTGGGCGTCAACGCCGTGTCCAGACACTGCGCGGCTGCCGAGACGTATCTGCGGCGACGGCAACTGCTCCTCAGAGGTGAGACACCCTCCGCACCCCACTCCCGCAGGACGCCCGGCGGGACGCTCTCCCCGGGTCTGGGCGCCCCTCTCCAGGTCCAGAGCCTTTTGACTTAGAGAATCTGGATCTGGTGATACTTCTCGAAGAGTGggaccccccacacacacaccttccctCGGGGACACGCACCCACCTTGGGCCAGAACCCCTGCCCCTCAGACCTCCTGCCCAGGTTCTGGGTGTCCCCTGTTCCAGGCCTGGGTGCCCTTACTTACAGATTATGCGCTGGGGAGACCCCTCTCAAAGCAAGGGGACCCCAACGCTGGCTAGGGTCTGGGGAACCCCTACACTTGGGGGCCTCGATTCTCAAAGAAGGCCCTGGCTCATGCGCTCCTCTGCCTCAGTTTACCCCGCCATGTCTGCTGCTCTGGGCTCCTCCCATGTGGGGTGGGGCATCAGGTGTGTTTGTGGGTAAGGGGTAGAAATGCCTTCcgggtgggggggagggaggggtcacATCAACCTGAGTCTCGGGTCTCTGACATGGCCTTACCCCACTCTGAATCTGAGTCTTACCGCAGCACCCCGCGGCCACACACCTGTCAGGGCTGCAGGAGGGAATTCGCCCCCAGCACCCTGCTCTGTGGCTGCAGGAGAGATGTGGGCCTCTCTGGGCTGCCCCGGGCTAAGCCAGACCTCACTTACAACAGTCTGCGAGGCTGGCAAGGCAAGAAGCAACTCAAACTCGCCATAGTCCCCAACAGTGCTGCGCAAAACAGACGTTTTGCGGATAGCTCCCGAGCACCAGGGTTCCCCTCACCTCCGCCCAACTACCCGCGGGTAgcggggtggggcggggcaggAAGGGGCCCACGAGGCACCTCCCTTCCCCAGTCCTCATGCTGGAACCGCTTTTACCCCTCAGTGCCCACCTGGCCCAAGACATTCGTTGGAGGCTTCCTTAAATCACTGGGGGGCAATGCTGGCGGAACTACGGTGCGACCTCAAGCGAGGGCCCGCCTGTCTCAGGGCCTCTGGGGGCTCATCTGTGAAACAGGCTCAGTAGGAGCCCCCCGTCCCCGGTTGCCTCCTCCTAAGCCTGTGGCCTCCAAGCTTCCCATGGCCATGGGGGAAGGTCCCAGGTCCTCCATTCAGCCCGCGTCCCTTCCTCTAGGTAGCTGCCCAGGCTGATCGCTGAGCCTCCAGCCCCTTCTTGCCTGCTCTGACCTGTAGGGCAGATAGCGAGGGGCGGGGCCCTGTAGGTTAATGACCGCCCTCTGCTGGTGGGCTGAGGTTTCTGTCGCCCCAGCGACAAACGGGAAGGCTTAAGTAAGAGGTGGTTCGACCAGCAGCGCATCCCGCTGCCACCAGAGGGCGCGAGCGCCCCGCAGGCTGCACGGAAATGATTCCGGCCGGCTAAATTCCCCATGAGGCTCTTctctggggaaactgaggcccagaggaaggTCACGCCAACCCGAGAGCACACTGAAGCCCTGGACCCGACGGTGCCTGAGCATGCCCTGTACTCGGCTCTTTCCTTTGGGgtactgggggctggggatgccCGGATCAGGCATAGGAGGAGGCATAGGGGGCAAGGAGGAGTTTGCCAGAAGCCGGAAGTTGGGAAGAGAAAGTCGGGTGATGGAGCAGTTTGGGCAGAAGCACCGAGGCGCGACCGAGTGGCGGAGTGCAGGAGCTGGTGGCTCGATTCTCGGAGGAATCGAGCTGGGGTTGCGCGATGGTCCAGGCACTACCTTCTGAAGCTGTTTTTCTACCGGCTCAGCACgattggaaactgaggcaccaacAGGTTGTCTCTTGACACGAGATCACGTGGCTGAGCAGGGCTCCAATCAGAAGAGGGAGGCAGCAGACCCGAGTGGACGGaggcccttcctcttccttctcccaccaATTTGCAAGGGAGGGGAAATAGGCCTGGATTGAGATAGGCCCCCTCCCCAACTCGAACTAGGGTCGGGCCCCCATTCCCAACTCAGACCAGACGTGTCTCCAGTCACGTCTGCAAGTGGCAGCCAGTTGATGATTAAGTCGAGAGGCAGACTGCTTTGCTAGTCAATCTCAGGCCTGGGTCCCTgcctctgagcctcggtttcccttCCTTATTCTCGGGACCCCCGAGAGACTGGCTTCGGATGCCTCAATACTTCAGTGTCCCCGCCCCGCCACCACCGGTTCAGGAGCTTAGAGAGCAGCGGCGCTGAACAGGGATGTTTGTTATTTTGCTCCACGCCTGGGCGAAGCCACGCCCCTCACCGCGCTATTGGTGGATCCCCTTCCGGGGGGAGAGGCTTGCATCTCAGGCCCCACCTCCGCCCTGCCGTATAAAAGCGGCGCCGCCGAGAAGGACGCGGGGTTTCTGGCCGGATCGGCGACTGCGCGTGCGTGCGCGGGGAGAGTTTGCGTCTTCAGGCTGCAGCGTCCTTAGCTCGCGTTCCGCGTCGCGGGTTCGAGGCCAGGGTCTGCGCGTGGTGGGTTCGCGCCCCGGGGCGTGATGCTGTTTGACAAGGTGAAGGCGTTCGCGGTGCAGCTGGACGGCGCGACCGCTGGCGTTGAGCCCGTGTTCAGCGGCGGCCAGGTCGTGGTGGGCCGGGTGCTACTGGAGCTAGCGGGCGCGGCGCGCGTGGGCACCCTGAAGCTGCGCGCGCGAGGCCGCGCACACGTGCACTGGACCGAGTCTCGCAGCGCGGGCTCGAGCACCGCGTACACGCAGAGCTACAGCGAGCGCGTGGAGGTCGTGAGCCACCGTGCCACGCTGCTCCCTCCAGGTACCAGCCTGGGACCCCACGCCCCATCCCGATCGCCGGCAGGACACCCGGATTCCCGCGTAGCCGCTGAGCCACCCTCTCTTGCTTGCACCTACAGACACTGGCGAGCCCACGACCCTGCCTGCCGGGCATCACGAGTTCCCGTTCAGCTTCCAGCTGCCTCTGTAAGCCCCCAGGCCCGGGCCAGCCCCTTCCCCATGGGCCCCCAGTGCTGGGTATCTGGGAACCTATGAGCACCAAAACTGTCCTCTCCTCCGAGGGACCCCCATGTTTGTCTTCCCCTATGTCTTTGAGACACCCCACCTTTGTGTCTCTGTGCTCCTCCCCTGAATCCCCTTCCCTTTACCCCCAGGACCCTGGTGACATCCTTTGAGGGAAAACATGGCAGCGTCCGCTACTGCATCAAGGCCACCCTGCACCGACCCTGGGTCCCAGCACGTCGGACCAGGAAGGTGTTCACTGTCATTGAGCCAGTGGACATCAATACACCGGCCCTGTTGGTGAGTGGCTACcctgtgggaggaaggaggagagcatTGTAGGCGGGACGCCTAAGGGACCCCAACTGACTCCCTTCAGGAAGCTGAGCTCCCAGGGGGACCCGGGGAGGGAGCTAGGCAAATGTGGAATGGGTCGGAGTCCATTGGCGCTGAGTGCAAATCCCGGCTGCACCAAATGGTTCTGTGGCTCTGGGAAAGCGCCTCGCCCTCTGTGAGCTGCAGATGCGCAGTGTGAGCATCAGTCAGTGCCCAGCGAGCGCTGGTCACAAGTGCGCTCATCACACATTGCTTCTTGCAGCTTCAGTTTTATAAGTCATTTTCCTGGCTCCATGTGAAAGATGGTTCCTggattattaaaaagaaagtagacCCTGTCCCAGGTTCTGTCCCTCAGGCTGGGGGTGCTTGGAAGCCCCACAGGGGTCTGGTTTGTACAAAGTGACCTGTTCATGGCCCTTTGCTCCACCTGGACAGGCGCCTCAAGCAGGAGCCCGGGAAAAGGTCGCCCGATCCTGGTACTGTAACCGTGGCCTGGTCTCCCTCTCTGCCAAGATTGACCGCAAGGGCTACACGCCAGGTAGCAGGTGGGGGACGGGACGGGGGGCGGGAGGCAGGTGTCGGGCGGCAAGCTGGGAGACTGAGGCCGAGCTCCCGGGCAGGAGAGGTGATCCCCATCTTCGCCGAGATCGACAACGGCTCCACGCGACCGGTGCTGCCGCGGGCAGCCGTGGTGCAGACGCAGACATTCATGGCCAGAGGCGCCCAGAAGCAGAAGCGAGCTGTGGTGGCCAGTCTGGCGGGCGAACCCGTGGGCCCAGGGCGGCGGGCGCTGTGGCAGGGCCGGGCGCTGCGGATCCCCCCGGTGGGGCCCTCCATCTTCCACTGCCGCGTGCTCCACGTGGGCTACTCGCTCAAGGTACAGTGCCCCTTGATCCTGGGGCAGGGTGGCTCTGCCTGCTGGGTCCCCACCCCCGGGGCTGAAGCTGGGGTCTCCATCGCCGGCACTGGGGGGCACGGTGGGCACGGCGGCCAAGGCCTGTTTCCTCTATGGAGGGCACCAGGCGGCCTGGGCACCCCTCCCTCACAGCTCTGCCTCCAGGTTTGCGTGGACATCCCGGGCACATCCAAGCTGCTCTTGGAGCTGCCACTGGTCATTGGCACCGTCCCCCTGCACCCTTTCGGCAGCCGTTCGTCCAGCGTGGGCAGCCACGCCAGCTTCCTGCTGGACTGGGGGCTGGGAGCCCTGCCCGAGCACCCTGAGGGTGAGTCCCACCCCACTCTGGGGGCCGGAGGGTGGCGAGGTGGACAGAGGCACGTCCCAGGTCTGCTGTCCTTCCTGCAGTCTCCACGTTCCTACCTCTAAAAGGTCACAGTAATAGTTGCATTGgtggctgggcaaggtggcacacacccgtcatcccagagactcagagacgaggcaggaggatcgcaagatccaggccagcctggcaacttagcgACCTGTCTCCAACACTAAAGCGGCCTGGGCCGAGGCTCCTGGGGGGCACTGGCCTAGCGTGCACGAGGCCCTGGCTTCTGTCCCGGCCCCCAAAAAATCCCTTCGGTGGCCCCAGGACCCCAGAATCCCAGCGGGAGGGCTCCAGTGGGCAGCCCCCAGCAGGCACAGGGGGCCCTGCTCACCCTGTCGCCTGTGTCCAGCCCCTCCTGACTACTCAGAGGTGGTCACAGAAGAGGTGGCAGTCGCTTCACAGAGCCCCTTCCCACTGCTGCCAGACCCCAGGATGAGTCTGGAAGGGCCCTACTTCGCCTACATCCAGGAGTTCCGCTACCGCCCGCCACCCCTATACTCCGAGGTAAGCTTGGGGTCCAGGAGCCCCCTGTCTGTGCCTCTCTGAGCCCTGTCACCTCAGTGGGCGGAGACAGCCCCGGGGGAGTTCAGGCCGGTGGAGCGCCTGTAGGGACCCCGATGCCCAGCCCCGCTGCTCCTGGTCTGCCCTGGGACTTCCTCCTGCCTTTTCCCCGTCCAAGGCAGCTGTGGCGGACAGGGTGGCTTCATTAGAATGTTTCTCTCAGGAGGATCCAAATCCACCTTCAGAGGCCATGAGGCCACGCTGCATGACCTGCTGAGTGGCAAAAAGGACACCTGGAGGGGCGAAGTTGCTTAGGAACCTCCAGCCACCATGGCCACGGGGACGGCTGGGCCCACGGCCCAGCAGCCTGACGTCGAGGAAACTGAGTCTTGGAGGCTGTGCCACTGTCACAGGACTGAGGAAGAGCCAGGATGGAATCTGGCATCTCCGGACTAGCTGTCCCCAAGCATCAGGTGCCCGGCACCGGGCCCAGGAAACCATTCGCCCGTGTGTGTGCCCGACCTGTGGGTGGCGCTGGGTCCCCCAGGAGCCTCCAGTCTGAGGGAGGCAGAGCCAGACAGACACGTCCAGTCTTGTGAAGTCATCGGggacccagggctggggcaggccAAGGAGGCTTCCCGGAGGAAAGGCCAGTTTAGTGGCGGCCCCGGCCTGGAATGGAGCTCCGCGGCCGAGAAGCCAGGGGGAGGCCGGAGCTGAGGGGTGTCAGGAGCCCCCCGCCTTCACCTTTAGAATTGAGGGCTCAGAGGAGAGGTGTCCTCATTGCCCGTGGGGTCCGGCCGGCAAGGGGGCCCAGGAGCAAAGCATTCAGGAGAGCAGGTCCCTGGCGCGGCCAGGGCAGCCCCGTCTGAAGACGCAGAAGCAGAGATCCCTGCGGCCTGTCTGCAGACAAGTGTCCCGGGACACAGGGGCCCGTGATCTGTGGCCCAGGGAACCCAGGTTCAGGGAGGGGCAGGCACCACCAGCCACGCGACTTAGAAAATGTGAACGTGGGGCCCTTGTTCAAGGATGATTTAGAATTTCAAGACTGACAACAGCATTAAACCGGGTCCCAAGGACTCGTCAGCCTAGAGGGACATATCGGGACCATTGTGCTTCAAGAGCCCCCCCTCAAGAGAAAAGAGGACAGGGGCAGCCGGACCAGCCCCAGCTGcagagccccaggcctgggctcTGCATTTCTGACAGGCCTTAAAATCATCCTCttttatacaattattttttatcaaataaaagCGTGGAGGAAGAGACTGTCTGCTGGGTTATTTCTCCTCCACTGCCAGGGGGCGGTGTGGCCTCGACCACCATCCTGGGCCACAGTCGGAATGAATTTCTGGCCCTAGTCCAGAAGgagagactgaggcccagagacacAGGGGCGCCGAGTGGGGGTCCAGGGCCCCGGGCCCCTGTGCAGGTGAGCATGAACCCTGAGCTCATCTACCCTCAGAACTGGCAGGATGGCTGGGCACAGGGTGACCCCACTACCTGACTGGGCATTTCTGGGTTttattgaggtgaaattcacataccataaaattatCCATTGCAAAGTGTAAAATTCCACAGCATTCCCCACACTACGTTTCAGAATGTGTCGTCAATTACTTTTATCTCATTCCAGAAATTTCCACCACTGCCCGAGGAGACGCTGCCCACTGGGCAGTCCCACCAAAACCTCTCCCCCAGCCCGGGCGTCAGCAGGCTGCTGCTGTCTGTGACGCGCCTGTCTGGAGCATTTCACATCAGTGGGCTCACGCTGTGGCCTTCTCagcatgtttttgaggttcacCCACAAGCAGCATGGATCGGGGCTCCACTCCTCTTTCCGGGGGCGGGTATCGGCGTTTAACCCatgggctcttaaccactgagccacgcccccagccctattttgtattttatttagagaccgggtctcgctgagttgcttagggcctcgctgagacgctgacgctggctttgaacttgccatcctactGCATCGgcctccctagcctctgggattacaggcgtgcactactgcacctggctccgCTCCTTTTTATGGtcgaataatattcctttgtctGGACAGACCACCTAatgtccatcca from Sciurus carolinensis chromosome 17, mSciCar1.2, whole genome shotgun sequence encodes the following:
- the Arrdc2 gene encoding arrestin domain-containing protein 2 isoform X2; this translates as MRLGSVRGFALELARGPGGAYRGGEQLCGRVLLEVAAPLRVRALVVAARGGAATHWLERRSVGVNAVSRHCAAAETYLRRRQLLLRDTGEPTTLPAGHHEFPFSFQLPLTLVTSFEGKHGSVRYCIKATLHRPWVPARRTRKVFTVIEPVDINTPALLAPQAGAREKVARSWYCNRGLVSLSAKIDRKGYTPGEVIPIFAEIDNGSTRPVLPRAAVVQTQTFMARGAQKQKRAVVASLAGEPVGPGRRALWQGRALRIPPVGPSIFHCRVLHVGYSLKVCVDIPGTSKLLLELPLVIGTVPLHPFGSRSSSVGSHASFLLDWGLGALPEHPEAPPDYSEVVTEEVAVASQSPFPLLPDPRMSLEGPYFAYIQEFRYRPPPLYSEEDPNPPSEAMRPRCMTC
- the Arrdc2 gene encoding arrestin domain-containing protein 2 isoform X1, with protein sequence MLFDKVKAFAVQLDGATAGVEPVFSGGQVVVGRVLLELAGAARVGTLKLRARGRAHVHWTESRSAGSSTAYTQSYSERVEVVSHRATLLPPDTGEPTTLPAGHHEFPFSFQLPLTLVTSFEGKHGSVRYCIKATLHRPWVPARRTRKVFTVIEPVDINTPALLAPQAGAREKVARSWYCNRGLVSLSAKIDRKGYTPGEVIPIFAEIDNGSTRPVLPRAAVVQTQTFMARGAQKQKRAVVASLAGEPVGPGRRALWQGRALRIPPVGPSIFHCRVLHVGYSLKVCVDIPGTSKLLLELPLVIGTVPLHPFGSRSSSVGSHASFLLDWGLGALPEHPEAPPDYSEVVTEEVAVASQSPFPLLPDPRMSLEGPYFAYIQEFRYRPPPLYSEEDPNPPSEAMRPRCMTC